The Vibrio agarivorans genome window below encodes:
- a CDS encoding 2-octaprenyl-3-methyl-6-methoxy-1,4-benzoquinol hydroxylase: protein MNKYDVAIVGGGMVGAALAVGFAKQGRKVALIEGCEPKAYDSQQPMDIRVSAISEASVRLLQQLGGWQHTASMRVCPYRRLETWEHPECRTRFSADDMQLKQLGYIVENRLIQLGLWHELAQYSNLEVLCPEKLESMTFEHESNQLHLASGNEISASWVVGADGANSQVRTHAGIGVTAWDYRQHCMLINVETEHPQQDITWQQFLPSGPRSFLPLCGNQGSLVWYDSPKRIKQLMAMNATQLEEQVVNHFPEELGGIKVLQKGAFPLTRRHAQSYVSQRCVLVGDAAHTINPLAGQGVNLGFKDAQCLLQVSADKPLTLDIMKQYQLRRYPDNLLMQTGMDVFYKGFSNTLAPLQLARNALLKVAEHSGPIKHQVLKYALGL, encoded by the coding sequence ATGAACAAATATGATGTTGCTATTGTTGGCGGTGGCATGGTCGGTGCTGCTCTGGCGGTTGGATTTGCCAAGCAAGGGCGTAAGGTCGCGTTGATTGAGGGTTGCGAGCCTAAGGCCTATGATTCGCAGCAGCCGATGGACATTCGCGTTTCAGCAATATCAGAAGCCTCTGTTCGTCTTTTGCAGCAGTTGGGCGGATGGCAACACACTGCAAGCATGCGTGTATGTCCCTATCGCCGGTTAGAAACTTGGGAGCATCCAGAGTGTCGAACTCGCTTTAGTGCCGATGATATGCAGTTGAAGCAGCTTGGTTATATCGTTGAAAACAGACTGATTCAATTGGGTTTATGGCATGAGCTCGCACAGTACAGCAACCTTGAGGTGCTGTGCCCTGAAAAGCTCGAGAGCATGACGTTTGAGCACGAGTCTAATCAACTGCACCTTGCGTCAGGAAACGAGATCAGCGCAAGCTGGGTAGTTGGCGCTGATGGTGCAAATTCTCAGGTACGCACACATGCCGGTATCGGCGTTACAGCATGGGACTATCGTCAACATTGTATGCTAATTAACGTTGAGACAGAGCATCCTCAACAAGATATCACTTGGCAGCAGTTCTTACCGTCAGGGCCGCGCTCATTTTTGCCTTTGTGTGGCAATCAAGGCTCGCTCGTTTGGTACGACTCTCCAAAGCGCATCAAGCAGCTGATGGCAATGAATGCCACTCAGTTGGAAGAGCAGGTTGTTAACCACTTCCCAGAGGAGCTAGGGGGGATTAAGGTTCTGCAAAAAGGGGCGTTTCCACTCACGCGTCGTCATGCACAAAGCTATGTCAGTCAGCGTTGTGTGCTGGTGGGGGATGCTGCTCATACCATTAACCCATTAGCCGGCCAAGGAGTGAACCTAGGCTTTAAAGACGCTCAGTGTTTGTTGCAGGTGAGTGCGGATAAGCCGTTGACCCTTGATATTATGAAGCAATATCAGCTACGCCGTTACCCTGACAACTTGTTGATGCAAACCGGCATGGATGTGTTTTACAAAGGCTTTAGTAACACTCTAGCGCCACTGCAATTGGCTCGAAACGCCCTGCTGAAAGTCGCAGAGCACTCCGGCCCGATAAAGCATCAAGTGTTGAAATATGCCTTAGGCTTGTGA
- the miaB gene encoding tRNA (N6-isopentenyl adenosine(37)-C2)-methylthiotransferase MiaB has product MSKKLLIKTWGCQMNEYDSSKMADLLNAANGFELTEDPEEADVLLLNTCSIREKAQEKVFHQLGRWKTLKDKKEGVVIGVGGCVATQEGDHIRERAPFVDVIFGPQTLHRLPEMIKQSQNDDAPVMDISFPEIEKFDRLPEPRAEGATAFVSIMEGCSKYCTYCVVPYTRGEEVSRPMDDVLFEIAQLAEQGVREVNLLGQNVNAYRGPMHDGDICSFAELLRLVASIDGIDRIRFTTSHPLEFGDDIIAVYEDTPELVSFLHLPVQSGSDRILTAMKRPHTAIEYKSIIRKLRKARPDIHISSDFIVGFPGETDKDFQDTMKLIKDVDFDMSFSFIFSPRPGTPAADYPCDTPEQEKKERLYELQQVVNSQAMRYSRLMLDTEQRVLVEGPSKKNLMELRARTENNRVVNFEGSADLIGQFVDVKITDVFANSLRGEIVRTEKEMDLRSVISPTQMMAKTKREDELGVATFTP; this is encoded by the coding sequence ATGAGTAAGAAACTGCTAATCAAAACCTGGGGCTGCCAGATGAACGAATACGATTCATCAAAAATGGCTGACCTTCTTAATGCCGCAAATGGCTTTGAACTAACAGAAGATCCAGAAGAGGCAGATGTACTTCTACTCAATACCTGTTCTATTCGTGAAAAAGCACAAGAAAAGGTATTTCACCAGCTTGGTCGTTGGAAAACACTTAAAGACAAAAAAGAAGGCGTTGTGATTGGCGTGGGTGGCTGTGTAGCGACTCAAGAAGGTGACCACATCCGTGAACGTGCTCCGTTTGTTGACGTGATTTTTGGCCCACAAACACTGCACCGCCTGCCAGAGATGATCAAACAGTCTCAAAATGATGATGCGCCAGTAATGGACATCTCATTCCCTGAAATCGAAAAATTCGACCGCCTGCCTGAGCCGCGTGCTGAAGGTGCGACTGCGTTCGTTTCTATCATGGAAGGCTGTTCAAAATACTGTACTTACTGTGTTGTACCATACACGCGCGGTGAGGAAGTGAGCCGTCCAATGGACGACGTACTGTTTGAGATTGCACAGCTTGCTGAGCAAGGTGTACGTGAAGTTAACCTACTAGGTCAAAACGTAAACGCATACCGTGGCCCAATGCACGACGGTGACATCTGTTCATTTGCCGAGCTGCTTCGCCTTGTTGCGTCGATTGATGGCATCGACCGTATCCGTTTCACCACTAGCCACCCGCTAGAGTTTGGTGATGACATCATCGCGGTATACGAAGATACGCCAGAGCTCGTGAGCTTCCTGCACTTACCAGTACAAAGTGGTAGTGACCGTATTCTTACGGCAATGAAGCGTCCACACACGGCGATCGAGTACAAGTCAATCATTCGTAAACTACGTAAAGCACGTCCTGATATCCACATCAGCTCTGACTTTATCGTTGGTTTCCCGGGCGAAACAGACAAAGACTTCCAAGACACAATGAAGCTAATCAAAGATGTTGATTTTGATATGAGCTTCAGCTTTATCTTCTCTCCACGTCCAGGTACGCCAGCAGCAGACTACCCATGTGATACGCCAGAGCAAGAGAAGAAAGAGCGTCTTTACGAGCTACAGCAAGTCGTTAATAGCCAAGCGATGCGTTACTCTCGCTTGATGCTAGACACAGAACAACGTGTGTTAGTTGAAGGGCCGTCGAAGAAGAACCTAATGGAGCTTCGCGCACGTACTGAAAACAATCGTGTAGTGAACTTTGAAGGCAGTGCTGACCTAATTGGTCAATTTGTCGACGTGAAGATTACTGACGTATTTGCCAACTCACTGCGCGGTGAAATTGTCCGTACAGAGAAAGAGATGGACCTTCGTAGCGTGATCTCGCCAACACAAATGATGGCGAAAACAAAGCGCGAAGATGAGCTAGGTGTTGCGACTTTTACACCTTAA